The genomic interval TCCTTCGGACAGGGTTTATCACAACGCTTTTAATTCCCTCCGTACAATGAATATAGCAAGTGTTTCATGACTGTGGAACTGAATGGAGTGCGCCAATCCATGCGGAAAAAAGATCAGGACAGGTTTTTCCCAATATATAAGGAAGTGGGACGAAGGATCGCATTCTTTCGAAACCTGCGCGGATTGAGTCAGCTTTTAAAAAAACAAAAAACTCGCATCGTCAAAACCCGCTTAAAAATAACGGGCGCAATATTTTTTTATATGCTACTCTAATTAATGATTAAAGAAGGTGAAATGTAGAAATGAACTGGATTAACAAGATGAACGATGCGCTATCTTATATTGAAGAGCATCTTGACGGTACGATAGAGTACGATGAAATAGCAAAGATAACGCTTTGCTCTATCGGTGCTTTTCAGCGGTTTTTTATGCTGGCATCCGGTATTGCGCTGTCGGAGTACATACGGCGTAGGCGTTTATCACTTGCGGCAAAAGACATTCTTAACACAGAAGATAAAATCATTGATATTGCGTTGCGCTACGGCTATGAAACGCCGGATGCGTTTACTGTTGCGTTCAAACGCTTATATAACGTGACACCATCTACTGCGCGTAATTTGGGCAGTCCACTAAAGACATATTACCGAATGTTTTTTTCACTGTCTGTAACCTACGTGAAAGGAGAAGATGAAATGATACTGATGAATGTAGACAAGTATCGATACAAAGAACCGCTCTTTGAAGGAGCAAGGATTGTTCTTTCCTATTTAGGAAGTAATTTTTCACCGGAATATATTGGAGGTATTTCCGGAGCGGCATTCAAGATTGCAGGGGGTTGCCCCAGCAGACCGACCTGCGTCTATGATGTGTGGACACCTGATTTTATCAGAAGCTTAGGTTATTCAATCCATGAAATGTCTTGCGGAAACGAAGATGAAAACAACAAGATGATTGAAGCAGTAAAAGAATATATCTCATTAGGGAAACCCGTCCTTGTTTGGCATGCTTTTACAAACTCTGAATGGGATGTTGTTTGCGGCTTTGATGAACAGCAAAAACAGTTCATCGGACGTGGCTCTTATCTTGGCAATACCGAATATGAGCGTGCATCTTGGGATAGGGCCGCAAGCTGTGACATCTGCCCACCTTTTGGAGCTATCTTGGTTGGCGAATGCTCCGGTATATTCGATAATAAAAAAGCCGAAAAAAATGCGCTGGTAAACGCAGTCACCCATGCCAGAAAGAAAATCGACAAGGGCGGGGACAGAGAGTCTTATTTGCTTCAAG from Hydrogenispora ethanolica carries:
- a CDS encoding helix-turn-helix domain-containing protein produces the protein MNWINKMNDALSYIEEHLDGTIEYDEIAKITLCSIGAFQRFFMLASGIALSEYIRRRRLSLAAKDILNTEDKIIDIALRYGYETPDAFTVAFKRLYNVTPSTARNLGSPLKTYYRMFFSLSVTYVKGEDEMILMNVDKYRYKEPLFEGARIVLSYLGSNFSPEYIGGISGAAFKIAGGCPSRPTCVYDVWTPDFIRSLGYSIHEMSCGNEDENNKMIEAVKEYISLGKPVLVWHAFTNSEWDVVCGFDEQQKQFIGRGSYLGNTEYERASWDRAASCDICPPFGAILVGECSGIFDNKKAEKNALVNAVTHARKKIDKGGDRESYLLQGIEFYHEWARLYSQPGKERDAADAYCSDIYASVRKAAVIFLREISVKYSESAKDSLRRAADMFEEEARYLEKAKPYLSWDSPWGIDEERSNAVAPLLKNAAISYEKAIVFLENSISIIDGIL